Proteins from a genomic interval of Pristiophorus japonicus isolate sPriJap1 unplaced genomic scaffold, sPriJap1.hap1 HAP1_SCAFFOLD_866, whole genome shotgun sequence:
- the LOC139257585 gene encoding complement C1s subcomponent-like, protein CVCTAISDDTGRVFGGKPARLGYFPLQVRLRTYDGKVGGGALVSDDWILTAAHLFDVSRQTTVHGGIINLQGLSPEKALPVEDAFLHPSYRPQADGSEPNFEHDVALVKLRARAKLGANLSPVCLPAAGETSPLRAGRLGYITGWGKTEVRDRPIFLQYAEVPVVGMDKCRGMDYRGKRPRFTDNMVCAGQPGTDSCQGDSGGPLVLRDLRHPSHHVVRGIVSFGPQQCGSYGVYTHVGRYLAWIVKTMREHGSWEDEETRA, encoded by the coding sequence TGTGCGTGTGCACGGCCATCTCCGACGACACGGGCCGTGTCTTCGGCGGCAAGCCGGCGCGGCTGGGGTACTTTCCCTTGCAGGTGCGGCTGCGTACGTACGACGGGAAGGTGGGCGGAGGGGCGCTGGTGTCCGACGACTGGATCCTGACGGCGGCCCACCTCTTCGACGTCTCGCGGCAAACCACGGTTCACGGCGGCATCATCAACTTGCAGGGCCTGTCGCCGGAGAAGGCCTTGCCCGTGGAGGACGCCTTCCTGCACCCGAGCTACAGGCCACAGGCTGACGGCAGCGAGCCCAACTTCGAACACGACGTGGCGTTGGTCAAGTTGCGGGCGAGGGCCAAGCTGGGCGCCAACCTGTCTCCTGTCTGCCTGCCCGCCGCCGGTGAAACCAGCCCGCTGCGGGCGGGGAGACTGGGCTACATCACCGGATGGGGCAAGACAGAGGTGCGCGATCGGCCCATCTTCCTGCAGTACGCCGAGGTGCCCGTGGTGGGCATGGACAAGTGCAGAGGCATGGACTACCGGGGAAAGAGGCCAAGGTTCACGGATAACATGGTCTGCGCCGGTCAGCCAGGCACCGACTCCTGCCAGGGTGACAGCGGGGGGCCCTTGGTCTTGCGGGACCTCCGCCACCCCAGCCACCACGTGGTGAGGGGCATCGTGTCCTTCGGGCCCCAGCAGTGCGGCAGCTATGGGGTGTACACACACGTGGGCCGGTATCTGGCCTGGATTGTGAAGACCATGCGGGAACACGGGAGCTGGGAGGATGAGGAGACACGCGCGTAA